A window of the Brachybacterium sacelli genome harbors these coding sequences:
- a CDS encoding CrcB family protein: MTSSPTPPPHTSRRDDPRMQTVEMAALRLEDVSDGDTFGSGPVQARLTPRRTALLVAAGGAIGALLRFVLMVISPTVATPTLVELPWATLWANVLGCLILGTLTGVLEVRPGRPWMLPLLGTGLCGGFTTMSTVVLEGSAMIGADFPMQAFAYALATVFGCLGAMVGGLLGGRRLAHRAAARSDRAGRGASRTDRVGTSSELADSDSSQPDSDVEQAGSDSHRGGSDPEPAGSDPDPAGPDTEQRPARDQGEES; this comes from the coding sequence GTGACCTCGAGCCCGACCCCGCCTCCGCACACCTCGCGGCGCGACGACCCGCGGATGCAGACGGTCGAGATGGCTGCGCTGCGCCTGGAGGACGTCAGCGACGGCGACACCTTCGGCTCGGGGCCCGTGCAGGCTCGACTGACCCCGCGTCGGACCGCTCTGCTGGTCGCCGCCGGCGGAGCGATCGGGGCGCTGCTGCGCTTCGTGCTCATGGTGATCTCACCCACCGTCGCCACCCCCACGCTGGTCGAGCTGCCCTGGGCCACGCTCTGGGCGAACGTGCTCGGGTGCCTGATCCTCGGCACGCTCACCGGTGTGCTCGAGGTGCGGCCCGGGCGGCCCTGGATGCTGCCGCTGCTCGGCACCGGGCTGTGCGGTGGTTTCACCACCATGTCCACGGTGGTGCTGGAGGGCTCGGCGATGATCGGCGCCGATTTCCCGATGCAGGCCTTCGCCTACGCCCTGGCGACCGTCTTCGGGTGCCTCGGCGCGATGGTCGGCGGCCTCCTCGGGGGCCGGCGACTTGCGCACCGGGCCGCCGCCCGGAGCGATCGCGCCGGGCGAGGGGCCTCTCGCACCGATCGGGTCGGCACCAGCTCTGAGCTGGCCGATTCCGACTCCTCTCAGCCCGATTCCGACGTCGAGCAGGCCGGCTCCGACTCTCATCGGGGCGGCTCCGACCCTGAGCCCGCGGGCTCCGACCCTGATCCAGCAGGCCCCGACACCGAGCAGCGCCCCGCCCGGGACCAGGGGGAGGAGTCATGA
- a CDS encoding fluoride efflux transporter FluC encodes MSVGTFLLGAVMVAIGGAGGSVLRWWLREVGMRRAARRSSDGDLRAKPWLTFLANALACFVLGIVVARLGSAASGVAELGFLLLAVGFCGGLSTLSTAALDVVELIRRGSFALSVAYFLLTIGTGMALLWVGLVIAS; translated from the coding sequence ATGAGCGTGGGAACCTTCCTGCTGGGCGCGGTGATGGTCGCGATCGGCGGCGCCGGCGGCTCCGTGCTGCGCTGGTGGCTGCGCGAGGTCGGCATGCGTCGCGCCGCCCGCCGCAGCAGCGATGGCGACCTGCGCGCCAAGCCGTGGCTGACGTTCCTCGCCAACGCGCTGGCCTGCTTCGTGCTCGGGATCGTGGTGGCCCGTCTCGGCTCGGCCGCCTCAGGAGTCGCCGAGCTCGGGTTCCTGCTGCTCGCGGTCGGCTTCTGCGGTGGCCTGTCCACCCTGTCCACCGCCGCCCTCGATGTCGTAGAACTGATCCGACGCGGCAGCTTCGCCCTCAGCGTCGCCTACTTCCTGCTGACGATCGGGACCGGGATGGCGCTGCTATGGGTGGGGCTGGTGATCGCGTCGTGA
- a CDS encoding CopD family protein: MSTTSQRRPALTVVAIVLGALGVLALISVLAAEAAGGDNLVLRNAGSLARHGGPVATMVADLAAALTLGGAVVAGWLLHEEADRVRAMTLVALAAGITTLARGASLAFSYAVATGQPVGSARFGSDLSVYLATELGIWYVTALVIAAAATTIAVTGTGRGIARTVAVAAGLIAFSSAMTGHAAGDSNHEVATSTMLVHLLAVGIWLGGLAILQALPRSARDDARVVRGYSHLALICWIALALSGVWALGVRVNSVGEILTSAYAQLGVAKAVLLIALAGLGVLQRRQLATGFTADGAGRQAAGTYRRLAILELALMGLAVAIAAAMSSSPPPADAGTPPPGPAGVLTGYPLPPAPDLGAVLTAWRPDPFGMLLACVMVLVWWRPRAPRRERGASVRLVLAGVVLVVLTSGPLNVYGKVLVSAHLLQHALLLAGAGVLLGSAVTVPSLLRRAVGRRRWLAALVAAVPVALLGAAYAGPILRLALDGHAAHLALQMLALCGGVLSALTVRATQGTGARLLIAAAPLALGLAGGIVLVSTDLLMASSWFGATGRQWLPDALADQHRGGLAVLAVAVLSALAAGLALRPARLTDREQTTAGAPQDA, from the coding sequence GTGAGCACCACCTCGCAGCGGCGGCCCGCCCTGACGGTCGTCGCGATCGTCCTCGGCGCACTCGGTGTGCTCGCCCTGATCTCCGTCCTCGCGGCCGAGGCCGCCGGTGGCGACAACCTCGTGCTGCGCAACGCCGGGTCCCTGGCCCGCCACGGCGGACCGGTCGCCACGATGGTCGCCGACCTCGCAGCGGCCCTGACCCTGGGCGGTGCCGTCGTCGCCGGCTGGCTGCTGCACGAGGAGGCCGACCGCGTCCGTGCGATGACCCTGGTCGCCCTCGCAGCAGGAATCACCACCCTCGCCCGCGGCGCCTCCCTCGCCTTCTCCTACGCGGTCGCGACCGGGCAGCCCGTCGGCTCCGCGCGCTTCGGCTCCGACCTCAGCGTGTACCTGGCCACGGAACTCGGCATCTGGTACGTGACAGCGCTGGTGATCGCCGCTGCCGCCACCACCATCGCCGTCACCGGCACGGGGCGCGGGATCGCCCGGACGGTGGCGGTGGCCGCCGGTCTGATCGCGTTCTCCAGCGCCATGACCGGCCATGCCGCCGGGGACTCCAACCACGAGGTCGCCACCTCCACGATGCTCGTGCATCTGCTGGCGGTGGGGATCTGGCTGGGCGGCCTGGCGATCCTGCAGGCCCTGCCGCGCAGCGCCCGCGATGACGCACGGGTGGTGCGCGGCTACTCCCATCTCGCGCTGATCTGCTGGATCGCCCTCGCCCTGAGCGGGGTGTGGGCCCTGGGAGTGCGCGTGAACTCGGTGGGGGAGATCCTCACCAGCGCGTACGCCCAGCTCGGCGTCGCCAAGGCCGTGCTGCTCATCGCGCTGGCGGGACTGGGCGTCCTCCAACGCCGGCAGCTCGCGACCGGGTTCACCGCCGACGGGGCGGGTCGCCAGGCCGCAGGCACCTACCGCCGCCTGGCGATCCTCGAGCTCGCGCTGATGGGCCTGGCCGTGGCGATCGCCGCCGCCATGAGTTCGTCCCCGCCCCCGGCCGACGCCGGCACCCCGCCGCCCGGGCCTGCGGGGGTGCTGACCGGGTACCCGCTGCCGCCAGCCCCGGACCTCGGCGCGGTGCTGACCGCGTGGCGTCCCGATCCCTTCGGCATGCTGCTGGCCTGCGTGATGGTGCTGGTGTGGTGGCGTCCGCGCGCGCCGCGAAGGGAGCGGGGCGCGAGCGTCCGCCTGGTGCTCGCGGGCGTCGTGCTCGTGGTGCTGACCAGCGGACCGCTGAATGTGTACGGGAAGGTGCTGGTCTCCGCGCACCTGCTGCAGCATGCGCTGCTGCTGGCCGGGGCCGGCGTGCTGCTGGGCAGTGCGGTGACGGTCCCGTCCCTGCTGCGTCGAGCGGTCGGGCGCCGTCGGTGGCTCGCTGCCCTGGTCGCCGCCGTGCCGGTGGCCCTGCTCGGGGCGGCGTACGCGGGCCCGATCCTGCGTCTCGCGCTGGATGGCCATGCCGCTCACCTGGCGCTGCAGATGCTGGCGCTGTGCGGTGGGGTGCTCAGTGCGCTCACCGTGCGCGCCACGCAGGGCACCGGTGCGCGGCTCCTGATCGCCGCCGCTCCGCTCGCGCTGGGCCTGGCCGGCGGGATCGTGCTGGTCAGCACCGATCTGCTGATGGCTTCGAGCTGGTTCGGGGCGACCGGGCGGCAGTGGTTGCCGGACGCTCTCGCGGATCAGCATCGCGGTGGGCTCGCCGTGCTCGCGGTGGCGGTGCTGTCCGCGCTCGCGGCCGGCCTCGCACTGCGGCCCGCACGCCTCACGGACCGTGAGCAGACGACGGCCGGGGCCCCGCAGGACGCGTGA
- a CDS encoding flavin-containing monooxygenase, with product MPDLHDQIPSREKVLIIGAGPAGLAAAAALKALEVPFDLVDRAKHVGGIWNEEREDSPVWPAMEMISSREFTQYEDMLQPVSFPEFLSPGHMAKYLRAYAARHQLTDHFRPRVAVRTARPFEDGIWQVELSTGEILIYRAVISAHGISQRPHRPDWAADVPKSVQVIHSSEWSGPDGLEGQRVLVVGSGQSAADISVDAARRALEVRWSMRTGHWVVPRRIGRVPGDVAASREPSVLGGLNAKIAKSVISRTVGNPAAAGLPRPAAPLLEDSVIVSDDVLDRVREGRITPAGEVTGVEADGTLTHLGPELHAGHIRYAPDLIVLATGYEVGADHLPEDVVPRSADGDLDLFLGAFPRGRDDLAFLGQQRVAGGVLPVLVEQADLAAYVLAAREGDSAALRQFQRLRAGSETAVQTAATPAGGGMLGRLGGALGANRVTARAAPTATATRGENLVPSTDRDTLLARLRSVRELFD from the coding sequence ATGCCCGACCTCCACGACCAGATCCCCTCCCGCGAGAAGGTGCTGATCATCGGCGCCGGACCCGCCGGTCTCGCGGCCGCTGCCGCCCTGAAGGCCCTGGAGGTCCCCTTCGACCTGGTCGACCGTGCGAAGCACGTCGGCGGCATCTGGAACGAGGAGCGCGAGGACTCCCCGGTGTGGCCCGCGATGGAGATGATCTCCTCGCGGGAGTTCACCCAGTACGAGGACATGCTCCAACCGGTCTCCTTCCCCGAGTTCCTCAGCCCTGGCCACATGGCCAAGTACCTGCGCGCCTACGCGGCGCGCCATCAGCTGACCGACCACTTCCGTCCGCGCGTCGCCGTGCGTACCGCCCGCCCGTTCGAGGACGGCATCTGGCAGGTCGAGCTCTCCACGGGCGAGATCCTGATCTACCGGGCGGTGATCTCCGCCCACGGCATCTCCCAACGCCCGCACCGTCCCGACTGGGCCGCGGACGTCCCGAAGTCCGTGCAGGTCATCCACTCCTCGGAATGGAGCGGGCCCGACGGGCTCGAGGGCCAGCGGGTCCTCGTCGTCGGCTCCGGGCAGTCCGCCGCCGACATCTCGGTCGACGCCGCCCGTCGCGCCCTCGAGGTGCGCTGGTCGATGCGAACCGGGCACTGGGTCGTCCCCCGCCGCATCGGCCGGGTCCCCGGGGACGTCGCCGCCTCCCGCGAGCCCTCCGTGCTCGGCGGCCTGAACGCCAAGATCGCGAAGAGCGTCATCTCCCGCACCGTGGGCAACCCCGCCGCGGCCGGGCTTCCGCGCCCGGCCGCGCCGTTGCTCGAGGACTCCGTGATCGTCTCCGACGACGTCCTGGACCGAGTGAGGGAGGGCCGGATCACGCCCGCCGGCGAGGTCACCGGAGTCGAGGCGGACGGCACCCTCACTCATCTCGGTCCCGAGCTCCATGCCGGCCACATCAGGTACGCGCCCGATCTGATCGTGCTGGCCACGGGCTACGAGGTCGGCGCCGACCACCTGCCCGAGGACGTCGTGCCGCGCTCCGCCGACGGTGACCTGGACCTGTTCCTGGGGGCCTTCCCCCGCGGCCGCGACGACCTGGCGTTCCTCGGTCAGCAGCGGGTCGCCGGCGGGGTGCTGCCCGTCCTCGTCGAGCAGGCCGATCTGGCCGCCTACGTGCTGGCCGCCCGCGAGGGCGACTCCGCCGCCCTGCGGCAGTTCCAGCGCCTGCGCGCCGGCTCCGAGACCGCCGTGCAGACGGCCGCGACCCCGGCCGGCGGGGGCATGCTGGGGCGTCTGGGAGGAGCGCTCGGCGCGAACCGGGTCACCGCCCGTGCCGCCCCCACCGCCACCGCCACGCGGGGAGAGAACCTGGTGCCCTCCACGGACCGCGACACTCTGCTGGCACGACTGCGATCGGTGCGCGAGCTGTTCGACTGA
- a CDS encoding DUF1345 domain-containing protein has product MSEPGPVLRRPRRGGRRRRVSRASGLRAGGLRAPLTTAPVGSAGSPSPSPALSPASGPSPSVSPPPSAASPEPAVEGPGRPVSRPPRRARRGRGRRRGLRERFLSENLRFLISLLVSFPAGMSVALALPQLGEDGPGNQGERIAALLLLLIIVISLYTLLFAVLTHIALSGQPRARLVGTARLPRVRKHVRLYRVFAGRSGAAGEVAQLLFTAAIAILLLVMRPDGVPMAALLALTVGAVATAWIGAVMTFAVEYAAEDAHGDAFELAGTPGHERTLADYVYGAVLIQAANGTDLAPTTPRARRLVRDHVILAHVSSTIIITLGVSALLTAIG; this is encoded by the coding sequence ATGAGCGAACCCGGCCCCGTGCTCCGGCGTCCTCGGCGAGGGGGCCGACGCCGACGCGTCTCCCGCGCCAGCGGGCTCCGGGCCGGCGGGCTCCGGGCGCCGCTGACGACCGCGCCGGTGGGTTCGGCCGGCTCACCGTCGCCATCACCAGCGCTCTCCCCGGCTTCGGGCCCGTCGCCGTCCGTCTCGCCGCCCCCGAGCGCGGCCTCACCGGAACCGGCGGTCGAGGGCCCGGGCCGGCCCGTCTCCCGTCCGCCCCGACGCGCCCGACGCGGACGCGGACGTCGCCGCGGCCTGCGCGAGCGCTTCCTCTCGGAGAACCTCCGCTTCCTGATCTCGCTGCTGGTGTCCTTCCCCGCCGGGATGTCGGTGGCGCTCGCCCTGCCGCAGCTGGGCGAGGACGGTCCGGGGAACCAGGGCGAGAGGATCGCGGCGCTGCTCCTGCTGCTGATCATCGTCATCTCCCTGTACACGCTGCTGTTCGCGGTGCTGACCCACATCGCGCTGAGCGGCCAGCCCCGCGCTCGGCTGGTCGGCACCGCCCGACTGCCCCGGGTGCGCAAGCACGTCCGGCTGTATCGGGTGTTCGCGGGCCGCAGCGGGGCGGCGGGGGAGGTCGCCCAGCTCCTGTTCACCGCCGCGATCGCGATCCTGCTGCTGGTGATGCGACCGGACGGGGTGCCGATGGCCGCCCTGCTGGCCCTCACCGTCGGCGCCGTGGCCACGGCCTGGATCGGAGCGGTGATGACCTTCGCCGTGGAGTACGCCGCGGAGGACGCCCACGGCGACGCCTTCGAGCTGGCCGGGACCCCCGGGCACGAACGGACGCTGGCGGACTACGTCTACGGCGCGGTGCTGATCCAGGCCGCCAACGGCACCGATCTCGCCCCGACCACCCCCAGGGCCCGCCGCCTCGTGCGCGACCACGTGATCCTCGCCCACGTCTCCAGCACGATCATCATCACCCTGGGCGTCTCGGCACTGCTCACCGCCATCGGCTGA
- a CDS encoding N-acetylglucosamine kinase: protein MDADASTPTHVVIAGDIGGTSSRLALAPLGGGVAAEAEGPGANLRSSGSAAMDHLADTVRTVLENGRHALGDEIEVDAVALGISGAGPARAHEVRTVVGERLEELGIAADRLLVTDDLHTAFLAGGMGDDGLLVLAGTGAVAVRFHQREAVARRDGMGWLLGDIGSAVWLGRRALQAAAADLDGRGRRTRLTEQVGDMLDLDLRDGLLPPSPTGDPRQDLIRALDEFLPAGAPAALGRFARLPGSVPEDPAAREILDTAVRHVMDTVRALDPEAGLPVVLAGSVLATPGPIHDEVATGLQADGRAYCTATTGLPGALLLAREKAGDVLA from the coding sequence ATGGACGCCGACGCCTCCACACCGACCCACGTCGTGATCGCCGGTGACATCGGCGGCACCAGCTCGCGTCTGGCCCTGGCCCCACTGGGCGGCGGGGTGGCCGCAGAGGCGGAGGGGCCCGGCGCCAATCTGCGCTCCTCGGGATCCGCCGCCATGGACCATCTGGCCGACACCGTGCGGACCGTCCTGGAGAACGGTCGGCACGCGCTGGGCGACGAGATCGAGGTCGACGCCGTCGCGCTCGGCATCTCGGGCGCCGGCCCGGCACGGGCGCACGAGGTGCGCACCGTCGTCGGCGAGCGGCTGGAGGAGCTGGGCATCGCCGCCGACCGTCTCCTGGTCACCGATGACCTGCACACCGCCTTCCTCGCCGGCGGCATGGGCGATGACGGTCTGCTGGTGCTGGCCGGCACCGGCGCGGTCGCCGTCCGCTTCCACCAGCGTGAGGCGGTAGCCCGCCGCGACGGGATGGGCTGGCTGCTCGGCGACATCGGCTCGGCCGTGTGGCTGGGGCGGCGCGCGCTGCAGGCGGCGGCGGCGGATCTCGACGGGCGCGGTCGACGCACCCGGCTGACGGAGCAGGTCGGGGACATGCTCGACCTCGACCTGCGCGACGGCCTGCTGCCGCCTTCCCCCACCGGCGATCCCCGCCAGGATCTGATCCGTGCCCTGGACGAGTTCCTGCCGGCCGGGGCCCCGGCCGCGCTCGGACGGTTCGCCCGTCTGCCGGGATCGGTCCCCGAGGACCCCGCCGCTCGCGAGATTCTCGACACCGCGGTGCGGCACGTCATGGACACCGTACGGGCGCTGGACCCGGAGGCGGGCCTTCCCGTGGTCCTGGCCGGATCCGTCCTGGCCACCCCGGGCCCGATCCACGACGAGGTCGCGACCGGCCTGCAGGCCGACGGGCGCGCCTACTGCACGGCCACGACCGGCCTCCCGGGCGCGCTGCTGCTGGCTCGGGAGAAGGCAGGAGACGTCCTGGCATGA
- a CDS encoding ABC-F family ATP-binding cassette domain-containing protein, with amino-acid sequence MPTHPTPSAAPAPTAGSGDPRLHLRADGLSFSYPDRRVLTDVGLVVPAGRPTGLLGENGSGKSTLLRILAGDLTPDAGTSWAPGPVGVLHQELPAGPTTTLAEVVADALERSRRLERELTAAGEALAAGDGEPAAHAAVRFDELLAEATLADVWNAEHRAEAVLAGLSLAEIAPATPLGEISGGQRERLALAHLLIARPTTWLLDEPTNHLDDDGAAFLAATIAAHGGPVLIASHDRAFLDDATTAQLDLDPAESPARTDPGGLTVYTGGFSDYLLARFEARDRWEHRFRTEQDELKELRQAVKDSATVGHPGAAPRTEGGMAKKFYADRNATVVSRRLREARARLAQLEEDQVRKPPAELHFTHLPPVPGRGRGGGGAVLLTAREVTVDGRLDPTSFSLSAGQRLLVTGANGSGKSTLLDTVTGRLAPTHGTVDHPRGLRIGHLGQDDTAVSGRTVGEHLRAAVAGTEEPPAEDGAVPELFGLVHPRDLARPLELLSRGQLRRVMLAALLLDPPELLVLDEPTNHLALVTATRFETALADWEGTVLIASHDRWLRSRWQGEVLALGE; translated from the coding sequence ATGCCTACGCACCCCACCCCCTCCGCTGCCCCGGCCCCCACGGCCGGCTCCGGCGACCCCCGCCTGCACCTGCGCGCCGACGGGCTCTCCTTCTCCTATCCCGATCGTCGCGTCCTGACGGACGTGGGCCTCGTGGTCCCCGCCGGGCGACCCACCGGTCTGCTCGGGGAGAACGGCAGCGGAAAGTCCACCCTGCTGCGGATCCTGGCCGGGGATCTGACCCCCGATGCCGGGACGAGCTGGGCCCCGGGTCCCGTCGGCGTCCTGCACCAGGAGCTGCCCGCCGGCCCCACCACCACGCTCGCCGAGGTGGTGGCTGACGCCCTCGAGCGTTCCCGACGCCTGGAGCGCGAGCTCACCGCCGCGGGGGAGGCCCTCGCCGCCGGGGACGGCGAGCCCGCGGCCCATGCCGCCGTGCGCTTCGACGAGCTCCTGGCCGAGGCGACCCTCGCCGACGTCTGGAACGCCGAGCACCGGGCCGAGGCGGTCCTGGCCGGGCTGAGCCTCGCCGAGATCGCGCCCGCCACACCGCTCGGTGAGATCAGCGGGGGCCAGCGCGAGCGTCTCGCCCTCGCGCACCTGCTCATCGCCCGCCCCACCACCTGGCTGCTCGACGAGCCCACCAACCACCTCGACGACGACGGCGCCGCCTTCCTGGCCGCTACCATCGCCGCCCACGGCGGCCCCGTGCTCATCGCGAGCCACGACCGCGCCTTCCTCGACGACGCCACCACCGCCCAGCTGGACCTGGACCCCGCCGAGTCCCCGGCCCGCACGGATCCCGGCGGTCTGACCGTCTACACGGGCGGCTTCAGCGACTATCTCCTGGCCCGCTTCGAGGCGAGGGACCGCTGGGAGCACCGCTTCCGCACCGAGCAGGACGAGCTCAAGGAGCTTCGCCAGGCCGTGAAGGACTCCGCGACGGTCGGACATCCCGGCGCGGCACCGCGCACCGAGGGCGGGATGGCGAAGAAGTTCTACGCGGACCGCAACGCCACCGTCGTCTCCCGCCGTCTGCGCGAAGCCCGGGCACGCCTCGCCCAGCTCGAGGAGGACCAAGTCCGCAAACCGCCCGCGGAGCTGCACTTCACGCACCTGCCCCCGGTTCCCGGGCGCGGCAGGGGCGGGGGAGGCGCGGTGCTGCTCACGGCGCGCGAGGTCACCGTCGACGGGCGCCTCGACCCCACCTCGTTCAGCCTCTCGGCCGGGCAGCGCCTGCTGGTGACCGGGGCCAACGGCTCGGGCAAGTCGACTCTGCTGGACACCGTGACCGGCCGCCTCGCCCCCACCCACGGCACGGTCGACCATCCCCGGGGCCTCCGCATCGGCCACCTCGGCCAGGACGATACGGCGGTGTCGGGACGCACCGTCGGCGAGCACCTGCGCGCGGCCGTCGCGGGCACCGAGGAGCCGCCGGCCGAGGACGGCGCCGTGCCCGAACTGTTCGGCCTGGTCCATCCCCGCGACCTGGCCCGACCGCTCGAGCTGCTCTCCCGGGGCCAGCTGCGCCGCGTCATGCTCGCGGCGCTGCTGCTGGATCCGCCCGAGCTGCTGGTCCTCGACGAGCCCACCAACCACCTCGCGCTGGTCACCGCTACCCGCTTCGAGACCGCCTTGGCGGACTGGGAAGGTACGGTGCTGATCGCCTCCCACGACCGCTGGCTGCGCAGCCGCTGGCAGGGTGAGGTGCTCGCGCTGGGGGAGTGA
- a CDS encoding O-acetylhomoserine aminocarboxypropyltransferase/cysteine synthase family protein: protein MTEQPQKFETLAIHAGQEPDAEAGSRALPIHQTTSFVFPTAESAADRFALAEPGPIYSRINNPTQGAVEDRVAALEGGAAGLLVASGQAAITLSILNLADAGSSVAVSPSLYGGAFNLFKHTLSRLSITPQWIEDPTDPESWRAAADTTTRAFFVESIPNPKHDIPDLRAIADVAHEVGVPLIVDNTVATPFLLRPLEHGADIVVHSATKFLGGHGTSIAGVIVDGDSFDFAAHAEKYPQFNQPDESYNGLVFAGLPAAFATRARTNLLRDLGPAISPFNAFLIGQGLETLPLRMERHLENAHQVAAYLEADDRVGVVTWASLDSSPYKATADKYLPRGAGSVLGFTLPGGLDAGRRFVDALTLHSLVANIGDVRSLVVHPASTTHSQLSEEEQRAAGVEPGFVRLSVGLEHIDDILADLERGLAAAG from the coding sequence ATGACCGAGCAGCCCCAGAAGTTCGAGACCCTCGCCATCCACGCGGGCCAGGAGCCCGATGCCGAGGCCGGATCGCGTGCCCTGCCGATCCACCAGACCACCAGCTTCGTGTTCCCGACGGCGGAATCCGCTGCGGACCGCTTCGCCCTCGCCGAGCCGGGGCCGATCTACTCCCGCATCAACAACCCCACCCAGGGCGCGGTCGAGGATCGTGTCGCGGCGCTCGAGGGCGGCGCGGCCGGGCTGCTGGTCGCCTCCGGGCAGGCCGCGATCACGCTGTCGATCCTCAATCTCGCCGATGCCGGGAGCTCCGTCGCGGTCTCTCCGAGCCTCTACGGCGGCGCCTTCAACCTGTTCAAGCACACGCTGTCCCGTCTGAGCATCACCCCGCAGTGGATCGAGGACCCCACCGACCCGGAATCCTGGCGCGCCGCGGCCGATACGACCACCCGGGCCTTCTTCGTCGAGTCGATCCCCAACCCCAAGCACGACATCCCCGATCTGCGGGCGATCGCCGACGTCGCCCACGAGGTCGGAGTCCCGCTGATCGTCGACAACACCGTCGCCACGCCGTTCCTGCTGCGCCCGCTCGAGCACGGCGCCGACATCGTGGTGCATTCCGCGACCAAGTTCCTCGGCGGCCACGGCACCTCGATCGCAGGTGTGATCGTGGACGGCGACAGCTTCGACTTCGCCGCGCACGCCGAGAAGTACCCGCAGTTCAACCAGCCCGACGAGTCCTACAACGGGCTCGTCTTCGCGGGCCTGCCCGCCGCCTTCGCCACCCGGGCCCGCACCAACCTGCTGCGCGATCTCGGCCCGGCCATCTCGCCGTTCAACGCCTTCCTCATCGGGCAGGGCCTGGAGACGCTGCCGCTGCGCATGGAGCGGCATCTCGAGAACGCTCACCAGGTCGCCGCCTACCTGGAGGCCGACGACCGCGTGGGCGTCGTCACCTGGGCTTCCCTGGACTCCTCGCCGTACAAGGCGACCGCTGACAAGTACCTGCCCCGCGGCGCGGGCAGCGTGCTGGGGTTCACCCTGCCCGGCGGGCTCGACGCCGGCCGACGCTTCGTCGATGCCCTCACCCTGCACTCCCTGGTGGCGAACATCGGTGACGTGCGCAGCCTCGTCGTCCACCCCGCCTCGACCACCCACTCCCAGCTCAGCGAGGAGGAGCAGAGGGCGGCCGGGGTCGAGCCCGGCTTCGTGCGCCTGAGCGTCGGCCTCGAGCACATCGACGACATCCTCGCCGACCTCGAGCGGGGCCTGGCCGCCGCGGGCTGA
- a CDS encoding HAD family hydrolase codes for MSAVPAPLPSSPLDDWPPTWTPAAVVFDFDGLLVDTEAEWVRVQDAYLAMHRVEMDPATRRQITGQSAEMVVTVIGRLVDKAPEVVGEELLAAHREGLRDREQLVPLPGGLETVRAVAAKRPVAIASNSPRDMLDHKLEATGLLEVVDAHVAIEDITHPKPAPDIYLRAAELLGVVPADCLAFEDSETGASAALAAGLHLIAVPSIPGQDPRAQRRLSTLEDDVLTDWIAGWDVRR; via the coding sequence ATGAGTGCCGTTCCCGCGCCCCTGCCGTCGTCCCCGCTGGATGACTGGCCGCCCACCTGGACTCCCGCCGCCGTCGTCTTCGACTTCGACGGACTGCTGGTCGACACCGAGGCCGAGTGGGTCCGCGTCCAGGACGCCTACCTCGCGATGCACCGGGTCGAGATGGATCCCGCCACCCGGCGGCAGATCACCGGGCAGTCCGCGGAGATGGTGGTCACGGTGATCGGTCGCCTGGTCGACAAGGCCCCCGAGGTCGTCGGCGAGGAGCTGCTGGCCGCCCACCGTGAGGGACTGCGCGACCGTGAACAGCTGGTGCCGCTGCCCGGCGGCCTGGAGACGGTGCGGGCCGTCGCCGCGAAGCGCCCGGTCGCGATCGCCTCGAACTCCCCGCGGGACATGCTCGACCACAAGCTCGAGGCCACCGGCCTGCTCGAGGTGGTCGATGCCCACGTCGCCATCGAGGACATCACCCATCCCAAACCCGCGCCGGACATCTACCTGCGCGCCGCCGAACTGCTCGGCGTCGTTCCCGCCGACTGCCTCGCCTTCGAGGACTCCGAGACCGGTGCCTCTGCCGCCCTCGCCGCCGGGCTGCACCTGATCGCGGTGCCCTCCATCCCGGGGCAGGATCCTCGTGCCCAGCGCCGCCTGAGCACCCTCGAGGACGATGTGCTGACGGACTGGATCGCCGGCTGGGACGTGCGGCGATGA